The Ignavibacteria bacterium genomic interval GTATTTTTCGGAAAGATAATGTTGTTTTCTTTAGCAACAGAAAGACGGAAAAAGAAAACAACGAGTAAAAAGATTTTTACTAATGCAACCTTCAAAGGTTATCCTGAAGCAAAAAATTATTTATCGCCAAGAATTATCGGCAAACCGTCTTTTCCACTTCCGACGATAACTACTTTTGTATTAGGCGATTCAGCAATTTTCATCGTTGCTTCAATGCCTTTCCATTTTAAGAGTTGGTCGCTGAGACCTGAGGAAATAATTTTTTGAAAATCTGCAATGCCCTGCGCTTCGATGCGTTTTCGTTCTGCTTCCTGCGATTCTTTCTGAAGAACAAATTGCATTCGCTGGCTTTCCTGTTCCATTCGCAATTTTTCTTCAATGGATGCGGAAAGTTTATCGGGAAGTGTTAATCGGCGCAGCGGAATTGATTCAACAATAATTCCACGGGGAGCAACTATTTTTGCTACATCGAGAAGTATGACTGCTGAAAGACTTTCTCTCGCTGAAGTGTACAGTGCTTTGGCTTCGTACATTGCTGTAACGCCGCGTACGACAGAACGAAACTGCGGAAGTAAGATAACTCCGATATAATCTTCGCCAACTGTTTTGTATACTTCTGCGGCGGTTTCAGGATTTAAATGATACAATACGCTTGCTTCTAATTTAACCGTGAGTCCTTCTTTTGTCGGAACTTCCATTTCTTCTTTGCCTTCTTGGGTTTTCACGGAAAATTTTATTACACGCGCAAGTGGATTTACAAACCTAATTCCCGCTTTCAACGTGTTCTCCGAAACGTTTCCGAAGAAATCTACGACGCCAATATTTCCTGCGGGAACAACGGTGTAGCATTGACTCAACGCAATGACTGCTGCAATGAACGATACAAGCCCAGAAACTGATGCACGGTTTTTATACGCTTCGTTATGTTCGCGGGAATATTTTCTTCGCGCGTTTGTCCAAGTACCAAGAGAAACAATTGTTACCAACACTAAAATAATAAATAACAT includes:
- a CDS encoding prohibitin family protein encodes the protein MLFIILVLVTIVSLGTWTNARRKYSREHNEAYKNRASVSGLVSFIAAVIALSQCYTVVPAGNIGVVDFFGNVSENTLKAGIRFVNPLARVIKFSVKTQEGKEEMEVPTKEGLTVKLEASVLYHLNPETAAEVYKTVGEDYIGVILLPQFRSVVRGVTAMYEAKALYTSARESLSAVILLDVAKIVAPRGIIVESIPLRRLTLPDKLSASIEEKLRMEQESQRMQFVLQKESQEAERKRIEAQGIADFQKIISSGLSDQLLKWKGIEATMKIAESPNTKVVIVGSGKDGLPIILGDK